The Gouania willdenowi chromosome 5, fGouWil2.1, whole genome shotgun sequence sequence tctactcttaaatatgttaataaatgattcattaaccctttagcaccgaaagaatatctgtaatattacttgaatatctgtaaaagtcacgtttttctattagctctgtctgctagcatagcttctcttcttcactgaaagatatctgcatgccaaccgacaactgtattaccagcgccctctgctggtccaaacaaatatgacgtaactcattgcaatcacggttttttttattttatttttttaaagtccaattgttaaggcacaaaatacattttcagtttcactttcaaaaagaaaaataactattatgcagttttgcattgtttattatagaaccagaattgaaattaatcggcttcattttcatttgtattattcctttatttattcaattcaagatatatttttagttaaattacattgttttgaatagtttatcaaggaattcttttgacaatgaaaaataaaaggaaaatagtaccgtattttctagttttttttcccaaaaaaaaaatttgtctacagtcccattttgtaaaataaatcgtgagagaatcgtatcgtgaacccagtaccGTCAaccgaatcgtatcgggagttgagtgaatcgttacatccctacttgtcCGGGTTTGTGGctcgaacatgtttgggccttcggtaaacaacttagcatatgtctcagctccctgtaatatGATCAGCTGTTTGATGAGCTGTGTACACACAtgtagactgttcacatcactaatgattagtcagattGGTTCTTAGGTGCATGccagatgttttatttcattacatgtTGTGCTTTTAAAGAGTTTCGTTTTGACAGAAATAGATCCATATCAGTAGCATAAATTATTTGTTTACgtaaaatcgattttttaaaaaaataaattaccgTACAATATTGAGGGTTATAGTGGTAGTTATTTAGTTCAGggtgcagaggtgaaagtaacaaagtactcacgttactgtaaatgagtcgCCTTTGAGTGTGTGTActtttttaggtttatttctcaatcagtaatttcacttataattaagcacattttaaaagtagtaaagtttttcattacatttctacgccaaactgttactgagtaattattatttattttaaaacggACAtgataaatcaacaaaaaaaggaaatgaccagacaacaatcaaatgcatcacatcatagctgaccaatcagattaaacgtaatgcatggtGTTAAAACAGCATTGCATGATGGTTAATTTATCACTTTTAGAGCTCATAAATGTAGATATACTTAAAGCCTaagaattatcattattattatttttttaaatgtgtactttttgacaaaccttatatatatatatatatacatacagatgattttgtgggaaataaattaagttacaGTTGTGAAAGActtgttttcttcctttttaagtttatacacgagatgtttactgtatacatgAGAACcctggcaagatttattatcaaaaataaatgtgaggaGATAAAGTAACCAGTAACTTTTAccttgaatactatttaattgagccactttttacttgtatttgagtattttatgtatgacttacttgtactggagtacaatttaaatcaagtaaacaGTAATTCTACATAGATAAATGAGTACTCTTCACACCTGTGAGGGTGTTACTTCACCTTCTGTGATGTCTCTGAACATGTGCTCTGCATCGGTGCTCGTGCTCTTATCGGGGTGGTATTTTACCGCCAGTTTTCTGAATGCCTGCTTTATCTCTCTCCCCGTGGCTGTTGGTTCAACTTTGAGGGTTTGGTAGTAATCTCTGTGGTGGCAGAGGCAGGTTGCAGAAAGGCAGAGCAGCAGCGACACATAGCGATGCGCCGCCATGCTGAGTTTAGACTGGGCACGTGACACACGTTCTCTGCTCAGGAacgctttgtttttaaatacgcACCgacactttattttcttttatttgtcatGTACAGAAAATGTATTCACCACGCTGAACAATTCACCTCATGTGTAAAATGTACATTCAACTCaggttgtatttatttatttatatttttgtagaCTATACTTCTGTTATTTCCTTATTTTGCAACTTCTGCTGTCTTCACTGAATggttgtttgaattttttttttttattttttttttaaatctgactCAGGGACATGCACAAGAATcccattgtattgtatttattctattctatagcATTGCAAGCATAGCTGCATAGAGATAAAGATAAGATATAGAtatatctaatttttttttaaagaaatcaaCAATTAATGGAATTAActtctaataataattatattaagaatGAAAAGGGTTGTGTGTTATATGTTGTTTCTATATCCATCACTTCTCATCAGTGCTCTGAAGTTAGATTCAATTATTTTTCAagttacagtaaaaaaacaaaacaaaacaaaaaaaactttaaaccaAAACCAGAAAATCGCATAAATCCAACAAAGAGGATGCCTTCAGAGAGAATAATAACACTATATCTTTCCTCCAGCTGGTGGCGCTAATAACCTGTATTAAGCCAATTGATCCCACGAAGAAGAAATTCGCCGTGGTCTTCTTCGTTGGTGCCTCTTAAACCAAAACAAGGCCTCTGTAGATATGCCAAAATAGCAGCTGTAGTTAACAGAAACATGTACATTTAAACTCCTGGTGGCTAAATAAAGTCACACTTTCCTCGTTCATCAATCTTCAAGCCTCTTTCTGGGTAAGACGTTGTTAAAAAGTAGCCTGAAGTAGCTCCATTTGCGCTTCTAGCGTATTGTTGCTTGTTATAATGCTATATTGTGCTTCATTTATTACAGATTAACAACTATTGGTCTATTACAGGCACATTTTAGCTTTACAACGATGATTTAGTGGTTGGTTGTTCGATGTTTGggttaaaacaaatatcaaagcTGTTCATCGAggttaattccactttaactAAATTCAATTTCTCTTATTTGTGCGCCATTTATGTCTctataattgttattatttgacACTGAAGTTGGCACACGGTGGCTTAGTCACTAacgtgacttaaagttttattttagctcatttatCTTTAGCTACCTCGcttacccttttattttagccctaacattaaccctaacccaggaaaaaccctaaaatgttttgttttttttcatatatgtatttttaaaggtggaatttgtcgTGTTagatatgttaaaatgaagaaagtgtctagagatacgTTAAACCTACTCATAGCCCCCGGGACTATGGTACTTTttcggaccttttctacataagcttAATGTACCTGTGTTTTCACCGTGTCCCGCTAActtgggtttgaatcccacttttgacatgtaatttttttcattttaacatatttaacacggcaaattccacttttaaaagaaCATATCTgacaaatataaacattttagagTCATGGATAGGGCTAAAGTTAAAGGGTTAGCGGGGGTAGTTAATTCTATGGATATGTTTACGTATCCATAGCCACGGCCAGAAATGAAAAAcggcagcggaaggaagaattctTGAGTCAGGCATCTTTAGACCACTCGCTTATGTAGACAGGGTTCGGAAaatatcaatagacacttccctGATTAAATGTGATGTGAATGTGGGTAGCTGACTGTTTGAATTGCATTCAGGACTGATAAAGTAGTCTTggcccttttttttctttctgtcacATCTTTTCACATCTGTCAGCTTATATTTATCTGGGTCAAACACTATCTGCTCTTGTATGAAGTCTTCTATTGTAGCTGATGTCTAACccccttttctgtttttttcagatGGTTAAACGCTGACCACCTTCCTCCCAGGATTAAAAAACTTCCCTCGCCTGTGTATGTGAACGTTTGCCAGTCCACGTCGGCCATTTCCCACAGACACATGAGTGCTAATTTCTCTTTGAGCAGGGCCAAGCGCCATGCCTGACCGGGACACTTCCTACCTGTGTGGCGGTGTTGGGAGTGGTGTTAGTCTGGGTGAGGAAGGTGGGCCTGGGTCTGGTTTGGCAGGAGGCTCAGCTGAAGGCAGAGGAAGTTCAGGAGTTAGCGGCGGAGGAAACCTCTCTGGCTCTGGGGCCATGGGTGGAGGAGGAGCTCTTGGAAACGGAAATGGTTGTGGAAATGGTGGAGTTGGGGGGCAGAGCTCAGGGTTGCCTTTTGACGGGGTATGCAGGGACTTCATACGCAATGTCTGCAAGCGAGGAAAGCGCTGCCGCTTTAGACACCCTGATGTTAATGAGGTGCCGGACCTGGGGGTGCAAAAGAACGAGTTTATCTTCTGTCATGACCATCAGAACAAAGACTGCATGCGCTCCAACTGTCGCTTTGTCCATGGATCGAAAGAAGATGAGGACTATTACAAGAAAACGGGAGAGTTGCCTCTTAAACTGAGAGGCAAAGTCGCTGCACGAATGGGTTTGTCACCCATGGATCTCCCTCATAGTCGAAGGGAGGTTCCTATTTGCAGAGACTTCCTGAAAGGAGAATGCCAACGTGGCAATACGTGTAAATTCCGACATGTTAAAAAGGACTTTGAATATGAGCCTTCCAGAGTTGGGGTGGGTGGTGTCACTGGACCTGGAGCCAGTGGATTGGTAAACTCAGGTGTAGGGATGAGTGGTGGAGTCGGAAACCCCTGTGGAGTGATGCAAGGACTTGTGGGGGGTGGAAGTGCAATGATGGGAGCAGGCTGCCAGAGCTTAGGTGGGTGCAGAGATCCAGGTATGTCGGGAATCGGAATAGGTGGAgggggggtgggtgggtgtcTCTCCTCAGGCTCTTCAGGACAGCGTCGGTACGACAGGAACACGTTCTCAGTGTACGATCCTCTGATGGAGAGTGGGATGTTTGACGCAGGGTCGATGGAAACTTCAATGGATCACACCACGCTACAGTTAAAGAGGCGGCGGTTGGAGGGGCTGCGGCTGAGCGATGGGAGCGGAGGGGGACACTATGATTTTGGGGTTCAAGCCACACTGCCACCTCGTCCTCTGGAGTACAGATTCCTGGAAGAAGAAAACTGCCTGCTGAGGAAGAGAGTGGAAGAGCTGAAGAAGCAGGTTAGAAGAAGCAATAATAACAGTCATAGGCTGATTGGTTTctattaggggtgtgcattgccattaatctgacgatacgatacaaatcacgatttgcatgtcacaatatgaTATATCCTGATTCTAAACAATATGAtgaatatcgcaatatcaataattacaaatgttgCCTTTGCAAGTACAAAATGTAGGGCTttgcgatatggaccaaaattcatatcacaattttttttcctcaaaatggcgataaacGATATAAACCTCAAtcaatttcaactcaataaagctgtgtttttcaaccttggggtcgtaaCCCCATGTGAGGTTGCCCGGAATTTAAACAGGGTTGTCTGAAATGTCTAGttattgaccaaaaaaaaaaacatttaatttgattaaataaataaaacatgttttagttATTATTCTTCAAATCAAAACACCACATATGAACTCAAACAACAActctattctatactttcaccttctcaaatatgaatctagtccaaataaaatatacagtataaaatatctgagctaAGGCATCTTGTCGCTTAATCCAGGCTACTCGTAGCAACACAATATCacaaacttgatcaaaaactaaatttgctgatgcaaaatgcaacacaggcacatttattaacacacaGCTGCACATTACGTTTTACTTTAGTCtgtttctcctgtaagggacagtatgtgtgagtgagtgagttcttgtttaggggaaggtctgggttaggacgcacttagAAATCCATCTACTGTTCTGAATGCTCTCCTAAAATtagtattataaaaaaaaaaaagctataaaataaaaatacctaTAAACGATATTCTGATTTACTGTTTCGCTCATACAGAAATCATGATATATGTTgactctcgatatattgcccaggcctaacaaaatggtataaaatacaatttatttgcttttttttttaacttgtgagaacaagtgaATGGTAAGTAATTGTAATCCAAGTACCAAtaccaaaaacaagtggtatgtttatcaaactgtcaaattacatttttaaaaaaagtaaaacttttGTTTCtataacagattctgattctgttaagttcgtAACTTCTTATAAAATAATAACCACATCTATGAAAATGCGAAGTATGTTTTATGTAAATCAAGCGCAATTAACTaaaagaagtggcagaaatgagggTAATGTagcataaattaattaaaag is a genomic window containing:
- the zc3h10 gene encoding zinc finger CCCH domain-containing protein 10, translated to MPDRDTSYLCGGVGSGVSLGEEGGPGSGLAGGSAEGRGSSGVSGGGNLSGSGAMGGGGALGNGNGCGNGGVGGQSSGLPFDGVCRDFIRNVCKRGKRCRFRHPDVNEVPDLGVQKNEFIFCHDHQNKDCMRSNCRFVHGSKEDEDYYKKTGELPLKLRGKVAARMGLSPMDLPHSRREVPICRDFLKGECQRGNTCKFRHVKKDFEYEPSRVGVGGVTGPGASGLVNSGVGMSGGVGNPCGVMQGLVGGGSAMMGAGCQSLGGCRDPGMSGIGIGGGGVGGCLSSGSSGQRRYDRNTFSVYDPLMESGMFDAGSMETSMDHTTLQLKRRRLEGLRLSDGSGGGHYDFGVQATLPPRPLEYRFLEEENCLLRKRVEELKKQVSNLMATNEVLLEQNAQFRTQAKVMTLSSTPAPSEQTLVPPVGAVSSYNHSIAQTHTTLSSAGLQPRPVTQQDLVAPTVASAPPTNAAPPTAPPPHLNPEITPLSAALAQTIAQGMAPPVSMAPVAVSVAPVAVSMSMTQPLPGITMSHATTPMVSYPIASQSMRITTLPH